The Panicum virgatum strain AP13 chromosome 3N, P.virgatum_v5, whole genome shotgun sequence genome includes the window atgctaattaatttataattaaaagatggttactgtagcaccactgttgcaaatcctgaattaagtaggcttattagattcgtctcgcaatttacagttcatctatgcaaaaagttttataaatagacttcatttagtactccatacatgtgtcaaaatatttgatgtgacatttttttgcgtttaccgGATATATGAGTAaaaatctaaacaaggccttagacTCCCAAAATGTGGAAAAGGGTCAATCGCACATCCGAGACATACCATGCAAGCATTCGGTGCAGACTTGGAACTGCGGGATAAGTATGAATAAAACTGCATTACATTATACAACGTGCTAAACTTTGTTCTTAAACAAATTGCGTTCTcactattttttttaagaaatccATTACCCACTACTAAAAAATGCGTACAATTCCTACATAAACTTTAGCATAAGAACTTGATGTGATAAAAAAATATGCACTTTGCCGCCCGCACATCGACGGGTTGCATTGCATTATTCCCTCCCTTTccagccgccgccccacgcccgcGCGCTCCCCTGCGCCATGGACGCCGTCGCGTTCCCGCCGCCCCCTGCGCCCTTCCTCGACGACGACTTCgatttcggcgacttcgccttcgCCTCTGCGCCCGCGTCGCAGCCGCCCCTCGCCGatccccggccggccgcctTCGCGGCCTTCGACGACGACTGGGGCGATTTCGTGGCGAGTCCGCTCGGATCCAACGCGGACGCCTCCGCCCCGCCCACCCCTCCGACGGCcacgtccgccgccgctccctcctcctGGGAGAAGTCGCGGGGCCCGCTTCCTCTCTCCCTGTTCGGCGCCGACGACGACCAGGAGGatgggcgggaggaggaaggaccggccgagccgccgccgccgccgccggcggccacagCGCACCAGCGCGCCGCGTCCTTCACCACCGACGGATCGAGGCCAGCGGATCTCAAGGACCTCATCGCCGGCCTCTACGGATCTCAGCCTCCCCCCGCCTCCGTCGCTGCGGATGCGGGTCCGCAAGAGGATGGCGAAGGGTTCGGAGACGATGATTGGGAAttcacggcggcgacggcggaaccTGCCGATCAGGATGGAGGCGGACGAGCGCCTGGGGATGGGATTCGAAATATTGAGGTGAGTTGGCACACTCTGATGCATCTCCTCCTTCCGTGATGGATGTAGCCGTCTTTGGCTCTTTGCCAATTTGTCGGAGATCCCTGAGATGTTTGGAGTTGGGAGGACTGTATAATGACATCGACACTCCAAAAGGAACATTTGAATTGCCCGAATATGATATAAATGATTGTTCCAAACATGATGTGCATATATGGTTATACTTAACAGAATGCAAACTTGAATAAGTATGGTCTAAAATGAAGGGCGATGCTACTGGGCTATATGAGCAACCTGGTTGTTGGGATAACAGACAAGGATTATTATTCTTTACATGCTTGCAAATTTTAAGCTAGAAGCAGGCCTACTTCAGAAAATCCCTGAGCTAATTTTGTTACTTCAGAAGCAGGGTCTAGTTTACCCATTTGtatatacagcagaggtgaatCCGTGAATGTTCGAGTGTGAAGCTCTGAGCGAAAGTCTGGAACACCATTCAGACAAATGGTAGTCATGAGTATAATAGCAACTCAGTGTCAATGGTATTTTGTACTAAAAAAGGACCACTCCCATCCTTGCAGTTGTTTATAGACTTTGTTCTTTCTCTTAATCTTGCTATTGGTCCTTTTCCATTGGTTGATCCCAATGTTTTCGTATCTTTCAGGATGTAACAAAATCAGTGAGTAATGATGAGGAAGACTGGTCATCGTTTGCCAGTCGTGATGAAAAATTGAACCATGTTTGTCAAACTACTGATAATATTGGGACTCATGAGTCCACAGGAGAATGTGTAAAGGCTTCCAGTTGCTCTCCAGCTAATAATTCAGCCATACTCAACCTGTACAAAGAAAGGGAATCGGCTGACACTATTCACATTGCGCAGAGCTCTGCAGAAAGTTTGCAGAGTTCATCTGATTTGTTTTCTAATAATGATATGGTGAGCATTCATTCTATTTAAGTTATTCACTGAcccaattttattttatttttcttttgatgtACACTAATAATCAGTGATCAGAACTCTTCATTTAAAACAGATGAAAGCCATTCCAGTGGATCAACAGGTGATTGCAATCTGATTGAATTGTACCATACGCTGAGAGAAGAGTCCTTGACAATAATGTCCCAGCATGTGAAGGATCTTAAGGTTGGTGATTACTCAATAAATTTATAAAGAGCGTTATTGATACACTTTGTTGCTTTGTACTTTAGTAACTAAGGATATGCATTCAGGAAGCACAGAAGGTTTCTACACCCTCTGATGGAAACAGGAAAGCAACAGCAATTGGAAGGGAGATTCAGGTGTGTTCTGAATTCTGATTATCTGTTGTTATAAATGAGATTTGTCTTGTGATTGTATTGAACATAACTTGTTTGTGTATTCTTGTGTTAATGTGCATCAACATAAAGACTTCAAATCATTATCTTTAATTCATTTTCCTCAATCTCCAGGAAATATATGATAAACTAAAAGATTCTTCTCTGCCCAATGGCTTCTGCGCAGAGGAACATCCTTTAAGGGATGTATGTATCACAGAACTGATTAACTGTATCAAAGAGGAACAACTGAAGGATTTTCAGCAAGAGTATTGTTTAGCAGAAAAGATAGCACTGGTACGTATCATCATCTATGTTACCTAACCTAAGTGTCTAAGTTCCTGCTCATTATCAATATGTTGTAATACAGTAATAGGAACTTCCCCCACTGTTGGCAGTACAAAAAACACATAAAATTTTTTCCTTCTTGTAAATTGCTCTCTCTTCACATTTTAGTTTTTATTGTCTCAATTTACTCAAGATAAATTCACTTTCTAGTTTTTACTGGCTCAATTTACTCAAGATAATTTCACTTTTTTTAATCACCTTTCTTCTTCTCAGTTTGGTGTCATGATTTTGTTTTGATGTTGCTGTTTATTATTA containing:
- the LOC120663560 gene encoding uncharacterized protein LOC120663560, producing MDAVAFPPPPAPFLDDDFDFGDFAFASAPASQPPLADPRPAAFAAFDDDWGDFVASPLGSNADASAPPTPPTATSAAAPSSWEKSRGPLPLSLFGADDDQEDGREEEGPAEPPPPPPAATAHQRAASFTTDGSRPADLKDLIAGLYGSQPPPASVAADAGPQEDGEGFGDDDWEFTAATAEPADQDGGGRAPGDGIRNIEDVTKSVSNDEEDWSSFASRDEKLNHVCQTTDNIGTHESTGECVKASSCSPANNSAILNLYKERESADTIHIAQSSAESLQSSSDLFSNNDMNSSFKTDESHSSGSTGDCNLIELYHTLREESLTIMSQHVKDLKEAQKVSTPSDGNRKATAIGREIQEIYDKLKDSSLPNGFCAEEHPLRDVCITELINCIKEEQLKDFQQEYCLAEKIALAMKDTSVAIELYKHSVSTLHTLELASKEEQRDYVGAWYRMLLPSAHELQHGAALWQESCHANVCDQVISEGGDYFIALGEIYRVAQILYLSLQCFKPWVLADPGMLSKIMACLDRCSDAWTSCLETALKRVIDSNRLDASVAKALMESINNIKELELPSLQNFLPTNEMTCRLSLLPPSAVPGMKLIMWNGDHYFIKVANFWANRISSYPPQLSHTPIVKEQRSNNCPSY